From Xiphophorus couchianus chromosome 7, X_couchianus-1.0, whole genome shotgun sequence:
AAATAAATGGCCAGAAACgtatgttatttaaattttatttaaacacattatGAAAAGCTTGAAAGTTCaccagaaaaatacttttttttttctacagtaaaacaaacaactgaataTTTAAGATTTGAGTTATTGAGGTATTGCATACATCTATcagaatatgtaaaaacaaataagtggatttttttatgaggcaaaaaaaaaaaaagaaataataaacattttttttacacaaactcaaaaatgtaTCTTACTTTTACAGAACCTGTATTTTCTATGTAAGATTTTAGCATATTGacttggaaaaaacaacaaacaaactggaaaacaCTGAGTTTGTTAGGTTGCCATGACAACAGTTTGGACTCTCACTGATGAATTAATGTTCGGTACCGCTCTCTGTTCATCTCATTCTGTGCAACACAAAACTATATGAACCAACATTCTAACAAATATAAAATCGGTCATAAACCCACAAACTTATTTGCAATTAAATTCTTCATaattattaaaaagcaaaaaactatTTCAGACTCACTCTTATTTCCATTCTGAAAATTACTCAACTTTAAAAGACTGAAGTGATAAATACTTATAAAGAGTGTTACATGACCTTGTTCtaattacaacataaaatatatcaacatcAGAGGCAGTAaagaatttcaaaaataaaatgttttcctgggaattttttataaaattcaatcagacaactttattattattattataaattttaAACCAGCAGTTTAAAGCTTTGGATAAACGGTGTTGCTGTAGGCATGTGACATAATTACATTTGCAGTTATACTCTTGTTGTACacaacagttttaaatgtttagagatttctttcattttcagccCGTAGATAAACGGATTAAACAAAGGGTGATACAGAAATATCTGCATCGTCATTATTAGTCGTGCAGTTTTGGGGAAATCGGTCTCCATTCGCGCTACGGCCACATCATATGCAGCCAAATAGGAGAAGCTGATTAAGACCATCAGGTGAGGCACGCAGGTCTCGGCAGCCTTCCTCCTAAATGACTTTCCACTTTGATGAGAGATTATAAAAATCTTCGTGTACGTGAAAACCGTAAAAAGCATCGGGAGTATGACCAGGTCTAACAAAGCAACGACTCCTAGAACAGTGAGCGAACGTGGCTTTGTACAGTGGAGCGTGAACACGGCGTTGTTGCAAAATATTCCGCTCAAATCTGAGCGGCACATCCGCGTTTTGGCGCTCAGTATCGCTTCTGGCGCAATGTGACAGG
This genomic window contains:
- the LOC114148910 gene encoding olfactory receptor 13C2-like, which encodes MDELNVSHLTLTGYVEMSKYRCLYFSVLFAVYVLIICSNATIVCLIWTHKNVHQPMYVFIAALLFNCLLFSTTVYPKLLIDFLSETPVVSVSSCLLQFFLFYSIGGTEFWLIASMAFDRYVSICKPLRYPAIMRRSTVKALLILAWLVPACHIAPEAILSAKTRMCRSDLSGIFCNNAVFTLHCTKPRSLTVLGVVALLDLVILPMLFTVFTYTKIFIISHQSGKSFRRKAAETCVPHLMVLISFSYLAAYDVAVARMETDFPKTARLIMTMQIFLYHPLFNPFIYGLKMKEISKHLKLLCTTRV